The Synechococcus sp. RS9909 genomic interval CTCGATTCAGCGCTGATGCGCCCGGGGCGTTTCGACCGTCAGGTCACGGTGGATGCTCCCGACATCAAGGGCCGGCTGTCGATCCTGGAAGTGCATGCCCGCAACAAAAAGCTCGATTCCGAGCTTTCGCTCGACAGCATTGCGCGTCGCACCCCCGGGTTCACCGGCGCCGATCTGGCCAATCTGCTCAACGAGGCCGCGATCCTCACCGCCCGCCGCCGCAAGGAAGCGATCGGTTTAGCCGAAATCGACGATGCCGTCGATCGGATCATCGCCGGTATGGAAGGTCAGCCGCTCACCGACGGACGCAGCAAGCGCCTGATTGCCTATCACGAAGTGGGCCATGCCCTGGTGGGCACTCTTGTGAAGGACCACGACCCGGTTCAGAAAGTCACCCTGATTCCAAGGGGGCAAGCCCAGGGCCTCACCTGGTTCTCCCCCGATGAGGAGCAGATGCTGGTGTCGCGAGCCCAGCTCAAGGCCAGGATCATGGGCGCCCTCGGCGGACGAGCTGCGGAAGACGTGGTGTTTGGTCACCAGGAGGTCACCACCGGCGCTGGCGGCGACATTCAGCAGGTGGCCTCGATGGCCCGTCAGATGGTGACCCGCTTCGGCATGAGTGACCTTGGACCGATGTCCCTCGAGGGGGGCAGTCAGGAAGTGTTCCTTGGCCGCGATCTGATGACCCGCAGCGACGTGTCCGACGCGATCTCACGTCAGATCGACGAACAGGTGCGGGCGATCGTGAAATGCTGCTACGAGGAAACCGTGGCCCTGGTGCAGGCCAACCGCGACCTGATGGATCGCCTGGTGGAACGCCTGATCGAGATCGAAACCATGGACGGCGACGAATTCCGTGACATGGTTGCCAAAGCGACAACGATCCCCGAGAAAGAGCGATTTTCACCCATTCTTAACCTCTGACCCGGTATTTGGCCGCTTCATTTCCTAAATTGATGTGGATTGACAGCTAAGCATGAAGGACGAAGGGACACGCTCTCCCATGGAGGGTTTCAGCAGCTTCCGCGGCGACAACTGGAGCCCTCAACGCCTGATGTTTCATCAGAATTTAGAGCAGTTTGCCGATCGGGTTGGTTTGATTGTGGGTCTGCAAGCCAATGGCAAAATTGACCAAGATGCTGCTTTCGATGAGATCAAGTCTCTGTGGGCTGAACTAAAAGGAAGCAAAAAAGACCTTCTAAAATAGAAGGTCTAACAAACAACCTGTTGATCTCAACTGAGATGAAGTGAGCTCGACTAAACCGAGTGAACCGGCCGGCGATCAATCACGGAATCAATCAAGCCATAACTCACCGCATCTTGCGGTGACATGAAAAAGTCGCGATCGGTATCCACCTGAATTTTCTCCAAAGGTTGGCCGGATCGTTCGGCGAGCTCACGGTTGAGCTTATCTTTCAAGAAGAGAATCTCATCAGCCTGGATGCGGATATCACTGGCCTGCCCTCGGGCCCCACCGAGGGGCTGGTGAATCATGATGCGTGAATGCTGCAGACTGCTGCGCTTGCCCTTGGCTCCGGCACAAAGGAGAAAAGCGCCCATACTGGCCGCAAGACCGACACAGACCGTATGAACGTCGGGCTTGATGTGTTGCATCGTGTCAAAAATCCCGAGCCCGTCATACACGGATCCTCCAGGGGAGTTGATATAGAGATAGATATCCTTGTCGGGATCTTCCGCTTCAAGGAAAAGCAGCTGGGCCACAATGCGATTGGCTGAATCGCTCGTGACGGGCTCACCGAGAAAAACAATCCGCTCCCTGAGAAGACGGGAATAAATATCAAAGGCCCTTTCTCCCCGGCCCGATTCCTCGATCACGATCAGGATCATGCTGCTCCAGCGTCGGATCCACCGATCTTAACGGCGCCATCAGCGACGCTAAGGTCATTGTCATCTTCTTTCCGTGCCAACGTTGGCTGAGCATCAGACCATTGCTGACAGCAAGCGCGCCTTTCACACCGCCTTCCCGTTTGTCATTCCGCCGCTCTATCGGCGCACGGCCGACGAGCTGCTTGTGGAGCTGCACCTGCTCAGCCATCAGCAGCAGTTTCAGGTGGATGCCCTGTTTGCCGTGGGCTTGCGTCAGGTGTTTCGCGCCTTCACCCGCGGCTACAAACCGGGGCAGCACCTGGCCTCTCTGTTTGAAGCCCTCTGCAGCAGCACCGGATTCCATGCAGGCGAGCTGGAAAGCCTGGCCGATCAAAGCGAAGCCGCCGTGCGTGGCCATTCCATTGAGGAGGTGCGCCATTGGCTCGAACACGGAGGCGATGGCGCGCCGGCTCCTCTCGCCTCCGTGCTGCAACGGGCCGATAGCAGCGGCTTCCACTACTCACGCCTGATGGCCGTGGGTCTGCTCAGCCTTCTTTCGGAAGCCCAGGGTGATCAAGCCGACCCGGAGCAACTGCGCAAACTGGCCCATGAGTTGAGCGGACCGCTCGGGTTTGCCCAAACCAGGGTTGAAAAGGATCTCGGTCTTTACGCCAGCAACCTCGACAAAATGGCTCAGGCGGTGGAACTGATGGAGGAGACCCTGGCGGCGGAACGCCGCAAACGGGAACGACAGCAACAGGAGGCTGCAAGCAGCTGAAGCTCAGGAGCCAAAGCTGAGTCGACCGTCACAGCGCAGCCAGTCCGACTCCATCGTCCCCCCCGGGAGGGGCCTGAGCTCAAGGTTGAGGAGGCCGGCATCGCGCACCACCTTGGGCCAACGGCCAGGTAGCAGCTGCAACGCCTGCAGTTGCTTCGGCCGGGCCTGCAACTGCAGCCCCTGGCCTGGGGGCATCGAGGCCGCCGTGCGCCAGGGGGAGTCGGCAGGTGGCCGCCCCAACCCGATGCTGAGCAGCGCCGTTGCAGGCTGTCCTTTCGTGGCGATCCATCGCCAACCTCCCACGAGCGGGCTCCCAGGCCGCTGGGGATCCTCGAACAGCACCTCCCCCGGTGGGGTGTCGGCCTGGGCGGCTAGGCCACGCTCGATCAAACGACTCTCGATGCGTTCGAGGCTGCGGCGCCAGCGCCTCCCGTTTCCCGGAAGAGGAATCTGGATCTCCAGACCGGCCTGAAACGACCCCTTGGCCTGCGCAGTCAATTGCAGGGCAAACGGCCGGCTCGACAAGGCGGTGCGCGCCTTCTGATCAATGCCGTAGTCCTTCTCCAGAGGGGTCTGAATGATCCGCCGTGACAACAGGGCACCGAGCACATCCGCCAGTTGAGGCCCGCGCAGGCTCAACAGGGTCTGGGCCGGCAGCGGCTCAGGTTGGGGCCCGGGGTCGGCTCGGTCCGCCTTGAATGTGGCGGGTGCTGCCGCAAGGGGACGACGCCCCACCACCCCCTGCCACCGCAAGGCACGCCCCTGCAGTGCAAGCGACAGACAGCCATGGCTGGCCCGTTGCAGCAGAGGCGCGAGAGTGCCACTGACCGAGGCCAGGCCATCAGACGACCAGAACACCGCGGGCCCCTGCTGCAAACGGCTGAGGCAGTTCCTCGCGAGGGGCGACGTTGCCGGCGGCGCCCCGGCAGCGTTCAGACGCTGCAGCAATTGCTGGCGATGCAAGGGATCGGCAGCGGTGGCAAGAACCCCCTGAACCGGGGTGAGCATCAATCCCGAGCGATCGGCCGCAGGCAGCAAGGTGGCGGGAAGCACGAGATAGGCCTCCCCGTCCGTGCTCCACGCCTGCCACCAGATCGCCGACCCCTGGCGATTCCAGAGTTCCTTCGCCCTGCGAAGGCCAAGTCTCTGGGTCCAGAGCTCGGGCACGGGCCGGCTGGGGTCACCGCGAAAACCCTGCAGCAACTGCGTGGCGGCCATCAGGCGACTGAGGCCCGTCTCTCGGGATGGCACCCTGCGATGACTGGATGCGGAGTGAAGCCACACCGCCACAGCGCCAGTGCAGGTGAGCAACAGCACACCCCCGATCGTGAAGGGCCGAGCGAACAGCTGCTGCTTCAGCCTTTCCGCGCAATGCCTCGCCGCCGCCGCCGATCGCGCCATTCAATGGTGGAGAGATAGATCACGGCCACGCTCACGAACACGAGCAGCGCAGCCGCGGTGAGGGCCAGCGCCTGACCGAAACCGGGATTGAGCAGAAACTCCTGCACCTCAGAAGTTCAGAGTGCCGTCGCCGTTACGCCCCCACACCACCATGGCGATGGAAAAACTGAACACGGCGGCCAGGGAGGCCCAGGCAAGGGTGAACAGCATGGAGGTGCAAGCGAATGTTGAGACTTTAACGAGGCCCACGCCCGGATTCGCCAGCGCACCTGATTGCTCACCATGACTGTCACACCCACAGGCACAGCCACCGTGCTGGACCGCGCCACCAGCCGAAGCGATTACCCCCAGGCGCGGGTGATCGTGCTCGACGATGACGTCAATACCTTTCAACACGTGGTGGATTGCTTGTGCCGGATCATTCCAGGGATGGGATCCGAGCGCGCCTGGGACCTGGCCCACCGCATCGATTCTGAAGGAGCTGCCGATGTGTGGTCTGGTCCACTGGAGCAGGCCGAGCTTTACCACCAGCAGCTGAGCGCCGAGGGGCTGACAATGGCACCACTCGAGCGCTGCTGAGGAGCGGAGCCAGCCATGACCGCAGCCACCACAGGGCCGGAGGCACTCAACCCCAGCCAACGCCTTGGCTGGATCGATCTGATGCGCCTGAGCCTGTTTCAGGCCTGTCTGGGCACTCTGGCGGTGGTTTTCACCGGCATGTTCAACCGGATCCTGATCACGGAACTGGCCTTTCCAGCCCTGCTCGCCGGCGGCGGCCTGGCCTTTGAACAACTGGTGTCACCTTCACGGGTTCTGTTCGGCCATCTCAGTGATTCCAGGCCCTGGTTCGGTGCCCACCGCACCCCTTACATCCTTCTGGGGGCCGTCGGCATCTGCCTGCTGGCAGCGCTGAGCGTGCCGATGAGCTTCGCCGTGCGCGAAGCGATCACAAGCGGCTCCGTCGCCCTTGGCACCGCCGGGGTGCTGGCCTTCTGCGGCTTGTTCGCAGCCTACGGACTGTGCACCTCCCTGGCGAGCACCTCCTATCTGGCCCTGGTGATCGATCGCTCCAGCGAAGAGGAACGTCCCCGCTGCATCGGCATCATCTGGGCGATGCTCACGGTGGGGATCGTGGTGGGAGCCATCGTCATCAGCGTGGCGACCCGTTCCATGGATGGGATCGAGACACCCGAACTCCTCCAACCACTGCTGCAGAGCTTCATGCAGCGGGTGGCCCTGGCGGTCCTGCTGCTGACACTGCTGGCGATCCTGGGCATGGAGCGCCGCCGCAGCAAAGCTGGGGAAACGGCGATGCAGGACCTTGTCACCCTGAACGATGCCTGGGCCGTGATCACGTCCAGCCGCCAGATTCTGGTGTTCTTCGGGTTTCTGGTGCTGTACACCCTCGGACTCTTCCTCCAGGATCCGATCCTCGAAAGCTTCGCCGCCGAAGTGTTCGGCATGCCGATCTCGAAAACGACGCTGCTCAATGCCTACTGGGGCTCGGGAACCCTGGTCGGTCTGCTGTTTGCCGGTCTGTGGTTCACCCCGAAGGTGGGGAAGTTGGCCACCGCCCGGATCGGTTGCTGGCTGGTGGTGCTGTCTCTGGCGCTGTTGCTGCTCACCGGCTGGTTGGAGGCGATGCGCTTCCTTCCAGCGGTGATGGTGCTGTTCGGGCTGGCGGCAGGTATCGGCACCAACAGCGCTCTCACCTTGATGCTCGATCTGACGCTGCCGGCCATGGCTGGCACCTTCGTGGGGATCTGGGGCCTTGCCCAGGCGCTCTCCCGCGCCCTGGGCAAGGTGGGCGGCGGTGGCCTTCTCGATCTGGGCCGGCGCCTGTTTCCGGATCAGGGGCCGTTCAGCGGCTTTGCCCTGGTGTTCGGTGTCGAGATCGTCGTGATGATCGCTGCTGCCCTGGTGCTCAATCACCTCAGCGTGCGGCAATTCCGCTCAGCAACGGCCCAGCGGCTGGAGACGGTGCTGCTGGCGGAGATCGAAGGCTGAAGGCCTTCGATCTCCGCCTCAGGCGGCAGGTTGGCGGCTGGATCGGGCGAGACGGAGCATCACCGAAGTCCTCAGCCGATCGGTCTGGGCATCCATTACGTAGCGCAGGATTCGCCCGGGCGAAAAGGCCAGACCCCGCACCTCATGGCCGTGCACCTCAGCCGTGAGCACCCGAACCTCGACGCCGCAACGCTCCGCCAAGGGCCCGGAGACCTGGTGACGCAGGGCATCCACTGACTTGAGCATCACGCCGACAGGAGACCTGCCTTTGTCGTAGCCAGAGCCGCTAATTTCGACCAGTCGCAACGCAAGGTGCCACCGCTTGGGCCGTCTGGTGATCACCCACAGCACCTATGTGGAGGGCCTGATCGACTGGCTCAAACTCCTGGCTGGCGATCCGAGGATTCAAACGATCACCCCGGCCGTGATCCGCCGGGTGCGCGGTCGCGCCCCCGGCCTGCTGCTCAGGGTGTCGGCACCGATCCGCGGTGGCCACAAACTGGTGGCGCGCCGGGGCAGCAGTGTCCAGGAGGTGTTTGTGGTCACCGATCTGAGTGCGGAGGAACTGAGCGATCGGATCGGGCGCTGCCGGCCCGCCTGAACACCGGGCCTGGAGCGAAGGGGGTGAACCGCCGTGCCGTGCGAGCCCCAGTGATCGACCTGGATGAACCAGAAGGGGTAACAAAGTGGGGATTCGTTTCCGGCTGCTGGGCCGGTCTACGGCACCGTCACGACAGTCGCCCCAAGTCGACAGAGAGTCAGATCAGAGCACTAGAGAAAGGCTGTCACCAACACGGCAGTCCGCTTTCAATCTAAGGGCAGAGGCCAGATCGCTCGGATCGCGCCCCGCAGTTCCCGCGCTTCGTGAAACCGCCCTTCACCATCCGTCTGCTCCAGAAGCACCGTGACATGCCCGAGCTTGCGGCCAGGGCTCTCCTCAGCCTTGCCATACCAATGCAGGTGAAAGCGCGGGTCGGCCTTCAGAGCCTGGAGTCGCTGCTCCAGAGGCGTCGCCTGATCGGCATCCAGGCCGAGCAGATTCACCATCAGCGCCCCCTGACAGAGCAGGTCGGGATCAGGGACCGGCAGTCCGGCCGTGATGCAGAGCTGCTGGTCGAACTGGCTGCTGCTGCAGGCTTCAATCGAAAAATGACCGGAGTTGTGGGTGCGCGGTGCGATCTCGTTCACCAGCAGCCCCTGGGGGCCATAGAACAACTCCAGGGCCATCACCCCCACATAGTTGAGCTTGGTGAGCAGGGATGCGGCCATGTTGTAGGCCGTGGCCTCCACCAACTGCTCCACCGGAGCTGGCGCCAACACCCAGTCGCACACCTGCTGGTTCTGGTGGGTCTCCACGAGGGGCAGGCTGCGAACCCTTCCCTTGCCGTCACGACTCACCACCAACGCCAGTTCCCGCTCATAGGCAACCCAGGATTCGAGCAGCCAGGCGCCGGGATCCACGGTCCGGAGCAGCTGGGCCAGATCTTCGATCGACTGGAGAATGCGCGTGCCCTTGCCGTCGTAGCCCCCGCGGGCCGCCTTCGCCATCACGGGAAACACCCAGCCCTTCGGCAGAGAAGGTGCGCCGGGGTCGATCGACCGGAGTGGCACCCAGGCCGGACCGGGGATCGCCAGGTCATCGAGCAATTGACGCTGCTCCAGCTTGTCGATCAGAGGTTTCAGGCTCGCCAACGTGGGCCGGAAGCGCACACCCTGGCGCTCCAGCGGCATGAGCGCGTCGAGATCAATCCATTCATTCTCGAACGTCACGCCCAGGCAACCGGGCACCAGCTCCCGGCTGGCGACGGCATCGAGGGGGTTCGCCTCGACGAGCCGACTCGCCCACGCCGCCGCCGGATCCTCCCGGGAGCTGCACTGCACCGCCAGGGCCACACCGCGCTGGCGCGCCGCTTCAGCGAGCATCTGGGCCAGCTGCCCGCCCCCGATCACTCCGATGGTGTCGGTGGCCAGCTCCCTCGGGGTGGTGGTCATCGCTGGCGGGCCCGGCACTGCCCGAAGAATGCCATTCCACGCTGCATCGCGCTGCCTCAGGTCAGATCAGGGCCTCGCCTCAGATCAGGCCCCGGTCGCCGGCAAACACCAGGCGCACCAGCGTGAGCAGCATCACCAGCAGAAACAGAGCCAGACCGACGGTGCAGGCATAGCTGATCTCCAACTCGGCGAAGGCCTGGTCGTAGACGTAGTACACCAGGGTGCGGGTGGCATCAGCCGGGCCGCCCTGGGTCATCAGGAACACCTCCTCGAACACTTTCGTTGCCGCAATGGCGGAGATCACCGACACCAAGGTGATGTACGAGCGCAGCAGGGGCAGGGTGATGTCGACATGCTGGCGCCACCCCTCGCTCCCATCCAGCTCAGCCGCCTCGTAGAGCTCGCCGGGAATGCCCTGGAGCCCCGCGAGAAAAATCACCATGTAGTAACCGAGGCCTTTCCAGAGGGTCACCAGCATCACCGAGGGCAAGGCCAGCAGAGGGTTGGTGAGAAAGCCGATCGGCTCGAAACCGGCGCCGATCAACACCGACAGCCAGCCATTGATCAAGCCGTTCTCGGCGTAGAGCCAACGGAAGGCGATCGCAGCCACCACGATCGACACCAGCACCGGGGTGTAGAAGGCCGCCCGCAGCCCATGCATGCCAGGCAGGCTTCGGTTGACCAACACCGCCAGGGCCAGGGAGCCAAGCACAATCGGCGGCACAATCCCAATCAGATAGAGCAGGGTGGTGGCCAACACCCGATAAAACATCGGATCGAGGCTGAGCCGTCGCAGGTTGGCCAGGCCAACGAAGCGCAGCGGTTCACTCACATCCAAGCCGGTCTGGGTGAAGGTCATCACCAGGGCCATCAGGGCTGGAATCAACACCGACAATCCGAGCAGGATCAAGGCCGGCGTCAGAAAGGCCCAGGCGGTGAGGGTCTGGCGGGATCGGGCGATGCGGGGCCGGAACACGTCACGTGATCGAACGCTTGGCGGGAGCGTAGGCGGAGTCCAGCATCGGAACGGCAGAGTGGGGTGATGAACAGGTCTCATTCAGGACTGATGCGCATCCCGGTGGCGCTTGAGCAGCAGCCCTACGAGGTGATGATCGAAGCGGGCGGCCTCGATCGTTTGGGGCAGCGTCTGAGCGATGCCGGGGTCCGCTCCGGTCGCAAGCTGCTGGTCGTGAGCAATCCCGACGTGGCCACGCCCTACGGCGAGCGCTGCCTCACCTCGCTGCGGCAGGCGGGCTTCGACGCCCACCTGGTGGTGCTTGAGGCGGGAGAAGATCGCAAGACCCTGGCCAGCATCAGCCTCATTCACGATGCGGCCTTCGCCCAGCGGCTGGAGCGCAGTTCCCTGATGGTGGCTCTGGGCGGCGGTGTGGTGGGCGACATGACCGGCTTTGCCGCTGCCACCTGGCTGCGGGGCATCGGGGTGGTGCAGGTGCCCACCACCCTGCTGGCGATGGTGGATGCCGCCATCGGCGGCAAAACAGGGGTGAACCACCCCGGCGGCAAGAACCTGATCGGCGCCTTCCACCAGCCCCAGCTGGTGCTGATCGATCCCGACAGCCTCGCCACCCTGCCGGAGCGGGAATTCCGTGCCGGCATGGCAGAAGTGATCAAATACGGTGTGATCAGCGATGCGGAGTTGTTCAGGGAACTGGAGGACGCCGGGGAGCGGCTCGCCTCGATGCGCACCCTGCCGGCCGAACTGCTGAAGCGCATCCTGGAGCGCTCCGCTGCCGCCAAGGCCCGCGTGGTGGCCGCTGATGAACGGGAAGGCGGGCTGCGGGCGATCCTCAACTATGGCCACACCCTCGGCCACGTGGTGGAAACGCTCTGTGGCTACGGCACCTACCTGCACGGGGAAGCCGTGGCGATCGGCATGGTCGCCGCCGGCGAATTGGCCCTGGAGCTCGGGCTGTGGAACGCTGAGGATCAAGCTCGCCAGCGGGCGGTGATCGCCGCCGCCGGACTGCCCGGCCGCTGGCCGGAACTCGACAACGCAGCCGTGCTGGAGTGCCTGCAGGGCGATAAAAAAGTGCGCGACGGTTGCGTGCGCTTCGTGCTGCCCACCAGCTTTGGCAGCGTGGAGATCCGCAGCGACGTGAGCGGCGAGCAGGTGGTTGCCGCGCTGGCACGCTGTTAACCCTTGCGCCACATTCAAGCCAGCGGCGGGTCCTGCAGAAACAACGGGGGCGATGCGGGGTTGCTGGTGCCAGCGCTGCTGCGGCGAAAGGCGATCCAGCGAAAATCACCGAGGCTGCGGGGATCCACCAGGCGCAGCAACGCTTCGCGGCGCGCCAGCAAGGCCTCGAGGCCCGCCCCGCTCTGGTGCTGGAGCCCATGCAGTCGCTGCGCCAGACCGAGCGCCAGCAAGGCTTCGCCCTGACGGCGCTGACCCAGGGGCTGCCAACCGGCGGCCAAAGCCGCCTGCTCCAAAGTCTCCAGACAGAGATGGGCCGTGAGATCCCAGCAACCCGGCTCTTGCAGTGGATCGGGGCTGGCCCGTTGCTGCCGGTAGGCCATCAGGGTGCCGCCGCTGCGCTGGGGGGCGTAATAACGCCAGGCCTCAAGGGCGTAATCGATCACCAACAGCACACCGGAGTCCAGGGCTGCGGCTGCAGCCCTTAACCACGGACCCTGCTCGGGATGGAGCTCCGTGCACCAACCGGGGGCGTGCTGAGCACCAGGCGTCAGAAGCCCGAGGGGTTCAAGCTGGGCGAGCTGCTCAGGCCCCAGGGGCTCGCCGGGCTCAAGCCGCAGCGAGGGCTCGGCTCCCGGCACCTGCTGGAGGGCCACCTGCTGACGACGCCAGAGGGCGCCATCCCAGACGATCCGCTCCACCGCCAGGGCATCGAGCACCTCATGGGCCAGCACCACCCCCCGCACGGGCTTGGCCGCCAACTCCGCAACGCTCGGCCACCGGCAGGGAAGCGGGCAGTGGCGCAAGCGCGCGCGCTGCCGCTCGGCCATGCCGGCATTGGGTTCCAGCAGCAGCAACGTCGTGCGCGCTGCCAGCTCGGGCCAGCCAGCCGTTAGCTCCTGGGCCAGATCCCAAGCGCAATCGCCTTCACCGGGGCCGGCTTCCACCAGGGCCAGGGGCTGATCGATCGGTTGCTGCTGCAGCCACTGGGCGATCTGGGGCGCCAGGAGGGCAGCGAAATCCGGGCCCAGCGACGGGGAGGTGGCGAAATCGCCGCGGGGACCCACCTGCAGGCGGCCGCTGCCGTAGGCCCCATGCTCGGGGTGATGGAGCGCCAGTTCCATGAACTGCCGAAAGGGAATGGAGCCGCCCCCCGCTGCC includes:
- the clpP gene encoding ATP-dependent Clp endopeptidase proteolytic subunit ClpP; amino-acid sequence: MILIVIEESGRGERAFDIYSRLLRERIVFLGEPVTSDSANRIVAQLLFLEAEDPDKDIYLYINSPGGSVYDGLGIFDTMQHIKPDVHTVCVGLAASMGAFLLCAGAKGKRSSLQHSRIMIHQPLGGARGQASDIRIQADEILFLKDKLNRELAERSGQPLEKIQVDTDRDFFMSPQDAVSYGLIDSVIDRRPVHSV
- the psb29 gene encoding photosystem II biogenesis protein Psp29 translates to MAEHQTIADSKRAFHTAFPFVIPPLYRRTADELLVELHLLSHQQQFQVDALFAVGLRQVFRAFTRGYKPGQHLASLFEALCSSTGFHAGELESLADQSEAAVRGHSIEEVRHWLEHGGDGAPAPLASVLQRADSSGFHYSRLMAVGLLSLLSEAQGDQADPEQLRKLAHELSGPLGFAQTRVEKDLGLYASNLDKMAQAVELMEETLAAERRKRERQQQEAASS
- the petN gene encoding cytochrome b6-f complex subunit PetN; protein product: MLFTLAWASLAAVFSFSIAMVVWGRNGDGTLNF
- the clpS gene encoding ATP-dependent Clp protease adapter ClpS: MTVTPTGTATVLDRATSRSDYPQARVIVLDDDVNTFQHVVDCLCRIIPGMGSERAWDLAHRIDSEGAADVWSGPLEQAELYHQQLSAEGLTMAPLERC
- a CDS encoding BCD family MFS transporter, which produces MTAATTGPEALNPSQRLGWIDLMRLSLFQACLGTLAVVFTGMFNRILITELAFPALLAGGGLAFEQLVSPSRVLFGHLSDSRPWFGAHRTPYILLGAVGICLLAALSVPMSFAVREAITSGSVALGTAGVLAFCGLFAAYGLCTSLASTSYLALVIDRSSEEERPRCIGIIWAMLTVGIVVGAIVISVATRSMDGIETPELLQPLLQSFMQRVALAVLLLTLLAILGMERRRSKAGETAMQDLVTLNDAWAVITSSRQILVFFGFLVLYTLGLFLQDPILESFAAEVFGMPISKTTLLNAYWGSGTLVGLLFAGLWFTPKVGKLATARIGCWLVVLSLALLLLTGWLEAMRFLPAVMVLFGLAAGIGTNSALTLMLDLTLPAMAGTFVGIWGLAQALSRALGKVGGGGLLDLGRRLFPDQGPFSGFALVFGVEIVVMIAAALVLNHLSVRQFRSATAQRLETVLLAEIEG
- a CDS encoding DUF2103 domain-containing protein, whose protein sequence is MGRLVITHSTYVEGLIDWLKLLAGDPRIQTITPAVIRRVRGRAPGLLLRVSAPIRGGHKLVARRGSSVQEVFVVTDLSAEELSDRIGRCRPA
- a CDS encoding 5-(carboxyamino)imidazole ribonucleotide synthase, which codes for MTTTPRELATDTIGVIGGGQLAQMLAEAARQRGVALAVQCSSREDPAAAWASRLVEANPLDAVASRELVPGCLGVTFENEWIDLDALMPLERQGVRFRPTLASLKPLIDKLEQRQLLDDLAIPGPAWVPLRSIDPGAPSLPKGWVFPVMAKAARGGYDGKGTRILQSIEDLAQLLRTVDPGAWLLESWVAYERELALVVSRDGKGRVRSLPLVETHQNQQVCDWVLAPAPVEQLVEATAYNMAASLLTKLNYVGVMALELFYGPQGLLVNEIAPRTHNSGHFSIEACSSSQFDQQLCITAGLPVPDPDLLCQGALMVNLLGLDADQATPLEQRLQALKADPRFHLHWYGKAEESPGRKLGHVTVLLEQTDGEGRFHEARELRGAIRAIWPLPLD
- a CDS encoding carbohydrate ABC transporter permease is translated as MFRPRIARSRQTLTAWAFLTPALILLGLSVLIPALMALVMTFTQTGLDVSEPLRFVGLANLRRLSLDPMFYRVLATTLLYLIGIVPPIVLGSLALAVLVNRSLPGMHGLRAAFYTPVLVSIVVAAIAFRWLYAENGLINGWLSVLIGAGFEPIGFLTNPLLALPSVMLVTLWKGLGYYMVIFLAGLQGIPGELYEAAELDGSEGWRQHVDITLPLLRSYITLVSVISAIAATKVFEEVFLMTQGGPADATRTLVYYVYDQAFAELEISYACTVGLALFLLVMLLTLVRLVFAGDRGLI
- the aroB gene encoding 3-dehydroquinate synthase, which gives rise to MNRSHSGLMRIPVALEQQPYEVMIEAGGLDRLGQRLSDAGVRSGRKLLVVSNPDVATPYGERCLTSLRQAGFDAHLVVLEAGEDRKTLASISLIHDAAFAQRLERSSLMVALGGGVVGDMTGFAAATWLRGIGVVQVPTTLLAMVDAAIGGKTGVNHPGGKNLIGAFHQPQLVLIDPDSLATLPEREFRAGMAEVIKYGVISDAELFRELEDAGERLASMRTLPAELLKRILERSAAAKARVVAADEREGGLRAILNYGHTLGHVVETLCGYGTYLHGEAVAIGMVAAGELALELGLWNAEDQARQRAVIAAAGLPGRWPELDNAAVLECLQGDKKVRDGCVRFVLPTSFGSVEIRSDVSGEQVVAALARC
- a CDS encoding class I SAM-dependent methyltransferase, whose amino-acid sequence is MAAALAAGGGSIPFRQFMELALHHPEHGAYGSGRLQVGPRGDFATSPSLGPDFAALLAPQIAQWLQQQPIDQPLALVEAGPGEGDCAWDLAQELTAGWPELAARTTLLLLEPNAGMAERQRARLRHCPLPCRWPSVAELAAKPVRGVVLAHEVLDALAVERIVWDGALWRRQQVALQQVPGAEPSLRLEPGEPLGPEQLAQLEPLGLLTPGAQHAPGWCTELHPEQGPWLRAAAAALDSGVLLVIDYALEAWRYYAPQRSGGTLMAYRQQRASPDPLQEPGCWDLTAHLCLETLEQAALAAGWQPLGQRRQGEALLALGLAQRLHGLQHQSGAGLEALLARREALLRLVDPRSLGDFRWIAFRRSSAGTSNPASPPLFLQDPPLA